A window of Chiloscyllium plagiosum isolate BGI_BamShark_2017 chromosome 2, ASM401019v2, whole genome shotgun sequence genomic DNA:
TTGTTTCCAAATGAAATGGTGTGGaggaatatggggaaaaggcaggagattgactcTGGGTAACAGCATGGGTGCAGTCATAATGGGCtgtgttgtaacaattctgtaaatTCAGCTAAGCAATTTATTTCATTGTGATTTTCAGAATATGGACCAGTCTAGCCATataatccaaaacaaaacagctgCTACTGATGTTATTCGAAATTAGAAAGCACGTGATGAACGATCCTGAGTGACTGGCTCTGCTAATGACCAAGTTGAGAGAGTCATAGCTCATTTTCACTTGCTAGAAGCACcagatattcctgaagaagggcttgtttGCCACAAAAGAGCTATGTTCAACCCTTGGAGCTGTGTAAATTGCTCTGGAACATTAAAAGTGTATCGTTCCCCACAGCTTTCTCCATGACAATGCCTGGCCAATTTGCAGGAACCTGCCAACTTTGTTCGGCTGTAGTAAAAATGGTTACCATTGTTGGAACTTGGTATCGATGTGTGTCTCCTGATGGGAGTAAGACATAATGCTTAGCAACATTGCTCCCTTTTTAGCAATGTGAAGTTCTGAATGGAGAAGCAACCACCATTACTTTGCTCAATTAGTAACTGCATGATTTGTTAAGCATGCTCAATAAAACACATTAAACTAATCACCTGCACATTTGGGAGCTGTGCTCCGAGGATCAGATAGGAAATAACTGAGACCAGGTTCTTCCTTTTGTCCATTTGCTCCACCTGTGGGCATGCTGTAAGTGGGCACGATGATTGCCCTGTCTCAGTGCTGGCACTCTTCCTTCTGAGCCCAAAGGTTTAGGGTACAAGTCCCTTTCCAGAAACAAAATCTGAGTTTGTTTCTTGCCACTTGTGCCACTTTTAATAGCATTTTTAATATTAGTTGTGCCTTAAGTTGTCTTGACTCCAGTCCCTGGAATACACTCCCTAAACCTCTTGACTTGCTTTCATTGAGAAGATGGTCTTTAAAACTCTTTAACCTGTAGGTCATCTATCCTGTGGCTGGGTGTTatgctttgttttataatgctcccaTCAGGCACCTTTGATGTTGAGATACTCTGTTAGCATATTGTCCTTGATATAGCCAGTGCAGTATTTGTGGTACGTCCCACAGTTAGGCACTCTTTCAGATGAACTGTTAAACTAAGGCCCTGCATACCCTCTCAGTGGTACTAAATAGACCGTTAGTACTAGACAGATACCAGATGAAGAACAAATTCTCCCTGATCTCTTTATTTATCCCCCAACCAATAGCATTAAATTAGGTGATCTGGTCATTTGTCTGATTAGTGATAATGAAACATTTTGTAAAAAGAACCTGGTCATAGATCTTTTTACCTTACAAATCCCGGAGGGGGGAGGTTATATAAGAAATGCTGGAGGCCCTTTTCTTCTTTTTAGAAATGAACTCTGATGATGTTATCGACCAACTTATCATCTTTTTTTCTCACATGCATTCAAAGGACAaaagtgtcactggctaggccaccatttacTACCtatccccagagggcagttcatgttggtctggagtcacatataaaccagatcaggtaaggatggcagatttccttccctaaaggacattttaaTAGTTGCATGATTTGTTAAGCATGCTCAATAAAGCACATTAAACTAATCACCTGCACATTTGAGAGCTGTACTACAAGGATCAGATAGGAAATAAGTGAGTTGGATGGAAGCATTGCCTTCTGACATTTATTCCACATGTGGGTATGCTGTAAGTTGGCATGATGAACCAGGGGGGTGTTTTTCCCTGGCAATGGttgcatggtcatcattggactcttaattccaggtttttattgaattcaaattccaccatctgccatggacaGGATTTGAACATgagtccccaggacattaccttggGTTTCTACAGTCACAGTACAATGATAGTATCACAAGGCCAGCACCTCCCCATGTGGGATATGAGTGTGACTCACAAGGCCAGCAATTGCTGTCCATTCCTACTTATCCTTGAGGGGCTTGTGAGGGCCATTTTCGAAGGTAGCTaacagtcaacaacattgctgtgggcctagaGTCACAtcgaattatagagatgtacagcatggaaacagacccttcggtccaacccatccatgccgaccagatatcccaacccaatctagttccacctgccagcacctgacccatatccctccaaggagaaagtgaggtctgcggatgctggagatcagagctgaaaatgtgttgctggaaaagcgcagcaggtcaggcagcatccagggaacaggagaatcgacatttcgggcataagcccttcttctttcctgaagaagggcttatgcccgaaacgtcgattctcctgttccctgaatgctgcctgacctgctgcgcttttccagcaacacagtttcagcccatatccctccaaactcttcctattcatatccccatccaaatgcaattgtaccagcctccaccacatcctctggcagctcattccatacacataccaccctctgcatgaaaaagttgccccttaggtctcttttatatctttcccctctcaccctaaacctatgctctctagttctggactccctgacctcagggaaaagactttgcctatttatcctatccatgtccctcataattttgtaaacctctataaggtcacccctcagtctccaacactccagggaaaacagccccagcctgttcagcctctccctgtagctcagatcctccaaccctgggaacatccttgtaaatctttcctgaaccctttcaagtttcacaagatctttccgataggaaggagaccagaagtgcacacaatattccaacagtggcttaaccaatgtcctgtacagccacaacatgacctcccaactcctgtactcaatactctgaccaataaaaggaaagcataccaaacgtcttcttcactatcctatctacctgcgactccactttcaaggagctatgaacctgcgctccaaggtctctttgttcagcaacacatccctaggaccttaccattaagtgtataagtcctgctaagatttgctttcccaaaacgcagcacctcgcatttacctgaattaatgTAAGCTGGACTGGggaaggttggcagatttccttccccaaatgatgtttgtgaaccagatgcttttacaacaattaacgATAGtttcaaggtgaaagtgaggactacagatgctggagattagaatcgcaagtgtggtgctggaaaagcacagcaggtcaggcagcatccgaggagcaggagaatcgacattttgagcaaaagcccttcatcaggaaggaaaggctttgtccaaaacgttgattttcctgctcctcggatactgcttgacctgctgtgcttttccagcaccatactctcgaccaTAATTTCTAGGTGACaatcaaattccatcagctggGATTTGAAGCCACGTCCCCAGGGCATTCACAGGATGAAAGTGtcgctggctcagccagcatttactacctatccctaattgcccagaattgCAGTTCTAAAGTGAGCCACcttttggatctggagtcacatgtagaccagaccaggtaaggatggcagatttccttccctaaaggcactCTAAATCTCTACCACAATTCTTGGACCACACTTCCTTCTCttccttgtcttttttaaaatagaaaattccATGATTTTCAGCTTATATGTGGTGTTGGTTACTCTGTAGGAAAACTGGGCATGCAATCAGAACACAACAAGATCCCAGTGTTGAATCTGCATCACTCCTTTAGGCACGTACACAATTGTCTGGCAGGGACAGACTAGTTGCTCCACTGAGCCCGTTCCATAGTTGTCATAGTGTTTGAGACAACCTTTACTCACTCAGAAatagtgagcactgcagatgctgaaaagtcagagttgataaagtgtggagctggaaaaagcacagcaggtcaggtggcatcagaggagcaggggagttgacatttcaggttggaacctttcacCAGGACTGGCTCCTTACTCACTAGAAGCCAATAAATTCCTAGGAGAGGCAAGAAAACAAGACACACtgcatcaccaccaccatcaccaccaccacgaTCAACCAGATGCCCAGTGAAAAAACATTGTGGAAGAAACAATAAATGCTAACTTATGTGGAATGCTTCAATTACgttacatggagaggctgaataggctgggacaagGTGGCTcactgttagcactgctgcctcactgtattcaggttcgattccaccctcgggcgacacAGATCCACACAGattttgcacatactccccatatctgcatgggttttctcgaggtgctttagtttcctccctcagtccaaagatgtgcagggtgggtggattggccttgctaaatgcagggttacaggaatagagtaaggcgttgggtctgggtgagatgctcttcaaacggtcagtgtggacccaatggcctggttccacactgtaaggattctatatttCCTtgaagcataggaggctgaggagtgaccttatagaggtttatgaaattataAGTGCCACAgatcgggtgaatagccaatgtctttttcccataTTGGGGAAcccaaaattagaggacatagatttaaggtgagatgggaaagatttaaaaacggcctgaaggcaaccttttcacacagggtgatATCTGTacatggaacgaactgccagaggaagtggtagaggcaggtacaattacagcattggaCAGGTACATTGATAGGAAACATTGAGGGGGATATGGATTATTTGTCATGCAAATGAGACTAGTCGGTTTAggaaacctagtcagcatggatgagttgggctgaagggtctgtttccatgctggatgacacACTAAGTGACAAATTAGACACAAGAAATTgctaaaaataaatcaaagaactgcagatgctggagacctgaaaaaaacagaagttggtggagaaactcagtaggtctggcagcacctgtggagacaaAACTTTTAACATTtcttccttcttcaggaattgtggCTCAAGAAGGATGATtggatgttaactctgttttctctccacagacgctgtcagatctgctgagttccttcagcaaGTTCTGCTTTTGTTACAGGGAAATGCTTGTTGTGAGGCACACAGTTAGAGCCAGCAGTTGAGGtgttaatattagattagattacttacagtgtggaaacaggtccttcggcccaataagtccacaccaacccgccacccaaccagacccactcccctacatttaccccttcacctaacactaggggcaatttagcatggccaattcacctaacctgcacatttttggattgtgggaggaaaccggagcaacacggggagaatgtgcaatctccacacagacagccgcctgaggcaggaattgaacccaagtctcaggcactgtgaggcagcagtgctaaccactgtgccacccatttgttGGCTTAATTCAGGGCCAGTTGAGTTTAAGATTTAGAGAGAGTTCTGCACAAGGCAACGTCTATTCGGAAGAGATGGGGTGAAGCAAAGTACATATTGGAATAAATGGAAATTGAAAGAAATCATAATTTTTAAGTAAATAGTTGAGAAATTGGAGTTGAGACTTTAAAAATAGGAAGCAAAATTAACGAGAGCTCAACAGTAGGGATTGCAGTGTTATTAATGGAGCTATGCATTTTGGACAAGAGCAGATTCACAGGCAAGTCACTGAAGCTTGAAGGCCAGTGGAATTGTAGTTAATGAAGACATGACTCAAGGCTGAGAATGGGGGATGAGTTTCAACTGATTGGCTTGAAATATGTAACAGTGATTCAGAATTGTGGCAGAATTAATAGGAGAGAATCTGGGGGGTAATCAAAAGAAATGATTTCATctaagatgagcagagagacaaATCGATTTGAGTACAAATTTGACACTGAGATAAAGAAACTGAAGGAACTGACGAGTGCCCGAAGGAAAATCAACACATTTAAAGGGCATTGCATCTTTCAAGAGTTTAAAATGATGAACGGATTCGATAGAGTAGATGcgaatccagaactggagaggACATCATTAAAATTAGAACTAGGCCACTCAAGAGTTGAAATCAGGAAGCGATTTTTCACTTAAAGTGGAGTAAAACTGGGAAATGATCTTCCCCAAAAAGCTGTGATTGACAGAATTTTTCACTCAAATTTATTTGACAAGTGATTTCAGAAAATTGGAGATAGGAGAATCAATGGATCAGCCAGTGACTGAGCTGAATCATGGAAGGCTCAGAGCTAATGTTCATCCCACTTTGTGGCAGCCACTTGGGCGGCATTATAAGAAATGCAAGAacatgagaaataagaatggggaTCGGACCTAATGGCCGAGTCATTCAATGCAATAGTGGCTGATCTTGGGCTTGTAGTCCACATTCCCCACATCCCTTGATTCATTGACAAGCTAAAAATCTCCTTATACCAACCTTAAATATCCAGTCTGCTCTGAATTAGCCTGATAGTTTTGTTCCCATGCAATCCAGCTTTgcaagaaaatcacataatagcagcaaCATTTAAACCAGAATCGCGTTGTAGCcaacacaggtaaggaaagttcgcgttctacaaataatgatcTGAATTCTTccatcgcgttatagccaattcgcgctgaagaaacacacgttatagcagaacaaactGGACTCAATCCACTACCCTCTGAGGTCAAAAACTGCAAAGATTCAATATGCTTTGAATTAAGTAATTTCTGCTCATCACAGTCACAATCATTGGCCTCTTAGGCGATGGCGATGCCCGTGTGTTTTAGATTCCTTGACGAGCAAAAGCAATCCTAGAGTATTATTTGTGAGCTGGTGGTACAATGGTAATACCACTTGATTAGTGCTCTTGATGAGTACACTTAAACCCCAGGTTGACGTTTTGGCGGCAAGGGTTCAAATCTCATGATGGCGGCCGGTGAAACGTGAACTCGATAATAACGAAAAGTGGAATTACAAGCTGGAAACCCCATAACGGTAACAAAAACACAAgctactggaaaagctcagcgggtctggcaacacctgtgaagGCAGACCAGAGTTAACgctttgggtccggtgaccctcctgaggaagggtcaccggacccaaaacattaactctgatttctcttcacaggtgctgccagatctgctgagtttttccagcaacttctgtttttgtttctgatttatagcctCCGCGGTTtttatgttttgatttttacaAACCTGTAACAGTGATGATTATTATAAGAAAAGTGTCTGCTTCACTCgtgtccttgagggaaagaaatctgtcattctcacctggtctggcctacacgtgactccagacacacagcaatatggttgactcttcactgccctctgaaatggaatGAGTAAGCCACTTGATggccaatgaatgctggcccagtcagcgatgcACATATCCcatgagcacattaaaaaaaaacaccaaactcTTTGAGaaacttttatattttaatgAGATTTCTCTTCCAAATTCCCAGAAATATCGGTCTAATGTATTCGGTGTTATCGAAGGATAGAAACAAGTATTGACGCTTCATTATTATTTAGTTTGCTGTTAAATTAAGTTGTGTAAAATGCTTTTGATTGGGAATGAAAATGTATTGTCCATAAGTTGTAAAGTATAGAACTCAAGATTTTGGTGAGCAATTTTTTATCTGATTATGTATTTGCTTCTGTGTTAAATTTCTTTTTTTAGTTATTGATGTACTAAATCTCCAGAGCATGCAGGCacatacagaaaaaaaatgtcttcGATTTGCAGTCAGCATCAGGAAAGATCATTGGTTATTATAGAGAAAAAATGTAATTATGGAAGTGTTTTAATGGAACACTTCATACATCCCTCCTAACCTTCTTACattagttacaacatttaatgtaAAACTTTCATTTTAATCTTTTATCTCTTCCATAATTGATTTAGCAATGCAAAGATATGAATCATACATCTGGAATCCAATAAATTGTATTGTTGCTTTGAAGAAATATAATAGCTCACTTTATAAACAAACCCAATCATTCTCGTTTACTCCTGCAGTATAAATTACTGcggtcatttgaaatttggcattcttgcatttatccCGACAAGAGCCAGATGAAAAGCTTTGGTAACATGCAATGTGATTTTCCACTCTCTATGCAGCATAAATAATGCCAAGTGGGAAGAATTAATCAGGAGAGAGTTCAAAAATCAGATTCTCTGTTTCAGACATTTGTTGTTCAGATACCCTGACACCCTCGACTACTCACAGCTGTCAGCCTCTGTCAAAAGCCCATGGCCAACAGAAGGATGGTTGCTGGGTGACAAAGCATTTGTCCTATACCCCTGTCTGCTGACACCTCAAAGAAATCTTCAGATGACTGTGGGTGGAAGACAATAATGTTGCCCACGCTTCAACCAGGGCCATTAGATAACAGACTGTAGTCCTCTAGAAGGAGGTCTCAAGGCCCAGACAGGTTAGGGAATGCCCGGACAAGGTGTTCTGCATCATTGTAGTGCACTGGGCCCCCCAACAATCCTCAATCGCCAAAGCAGAAGGGTATATACAAGGTACGTTTATCTCAGAGGGTTCATCAGGTACCTGATATCTGACATCCTATCAGGGTCAGAGGCTTCGGGAATTTCCTCCTTCACTGGAGATGGACATGTATCAGTGATGTGATCACCAGACTGTGTCCCAGATGCTAATGGAGGCCTGCTGTTTGGTACTATGTAGAAGAGAAGCAATTAGTTGGTGAAGATGCACAACAGCTAATGTGGACTCAGGAATTTGCTTTCATACACATGAAGGGAGGTGACAGTATAgtgcaatgtcactggactaataatccaagaCTCAAattaatgttctgtgttcaaatcccaccataacagatggtgaaacttgaatttaataaaaatctggagctAAAAGAAAAActagtctaatggtgatcatAATATTACTGGCAATTACAATaaaaaaacaatctggttcactcatgccctttaaggagagaaatctgccatcctacaATGGTCTGGCcccaatgtgactccagatccatagcactTAGGAATGATCCCTGTcggcaattaggggtggacaataaatgcaataCCTATGTCTGATGAATGCAATTAGAAGGATCAGGGACAGAAGTCTGATAGGAAGAAAAGTTTCTGCAAGTTTTCCTCTGAGCCATtccgccatcctgacttggaacgatGTTGTCGCGAGGTCAACAACCTGGAACTTACTCCTTAACAGCCATGTTCAGCAAATATACCAAATAATTACAGATTTGAGGCGTAAGAAAATAGCTTGCATGAAAATGTCAACCACAATTAGTTTCTTTTCTGGAGAGGGTATAATAATTGCAGCCAAGTGCAGGTAACCTGATTGAGAAGGGGACAGGGGTCCAGGTAAGAAGCTAAATACTTTTAATCAACTTGCTCtgacacctctggaacagatgggtgCTAAACCCTGGTCTCTTGACCAGAGGTAGGAATATTACTAGTGCACCACAATTATcatttaatcaacttgttcagcgatgttattcAGCGATGGAATTTGAAGGCAAACTTTCTGATGTTGATGCTATCTCTGCCGCACAAGGatggtgtggcacagtggctcagtggttcatgttgctgctgcacagtgccagaaccctgggctcaattccaggctcaggcaactggctgtatggagtttgcatgttttccccgtgtctgcatgagtttcttgtggatgctctggtttcctcccacaatccaaagatgtacaggctaggtggattggccacgctaaattgcccatagggatgtgtaggctaggtgggttagtatTGGTTATGCAGGGCTACAAGGGTTGgtctgggtggtcagtgtggacacgatgggctgaatagactgcttccacactgcagggattctaggaGTAACTCAGGCAAGAGTCTATTGCATGAGCTGTGCAAGCCTTTGAACCTGGACACTGCTGCCTGACTTAAAGATTCTGGGATCCTGAAAAGACAAAACGAAATGCTGCTGTTGTCATAGTGCCCTCAGGTAAACAGGCTGTTACATGTGGTCATCACGAAAGTTAAAGATTTATGCAACTCACTTAAAGATGATgtaactaattttttttaaaagtttttatcTGTGTTAAAATGCTTAAAAATTGATGACCTTGGTCTCTCCTTCCTGCTTTTGTACAGAGCCAGTGGAGATACATCATCAACTTCCACCACCTTGACAAAGACACCGGGAGTATTACCAACAGCATGGCCCTTCCAATCAAAACCAGCAAGCAGAACTTCACCAGGCTAGGTGACTgcatggatgcatggcagatgcagtttaatgtggacaaatgtgtgtttatccactttgatggcaagaacaggaaggcatattactacctaaatggaatcaagttaggtaaaggggaaataCAACGAGATTTAGGTGtttttgtacatcagtcaatgaaagcaagcatgcaggcgcagcaggcagtgaagaaagctaatggcatgctggccttcataacaagaggaattgagtatcgGAGCAAAGAGGTCcatctgcagctgtacagagccctagtgagactgcacctggaatactgtgtgtagttttggtctccaaatttgaggaaggacattctagcTATTGAAGGAgcgcagcgtaggttcacaaggtcaattcctagAATGGTGGGACTGTCAtacattgaaagattggagtgactaggcttgtatactcttgagtttagaaggatgagaggggatctgattgagatgtataagattattaaaagttTGGatattctggaggcaggaagcatgtggggagtccagaaccagaggacactgttaaaaaataaggggtagccatttagaacagagttgaagagaaacttcttcacccagagagtggtggatatatggaatgctcagccccagaaggcagtggaggccaagattctggatactttcaagaaagagatgtatagagctcttaaagatagtggaatcaagggttatgggaataaggcaggaacaggatactgattgaggatgatcagccatgatcataatgaatggtggtgcaggctcgaaggaccgaatgaccgactcctgcacctattgtctattgtccattgtctatCACTTTCCTCAATGAAATTCAAGCAGCcatcatttgaaaaaaaagtcatgatTTTCTTGCCATACTTAATAAGTCGGACTGAAAGGTGAGGGCAGAATTAGCCTGCTCAACCTCAAACACCATCTCTTTCCAAGGCTATGTCTTTGGCAAGGGAGGTAACACCTGAGTGATTATCAATCAGGGCAGTGCCCAAGTGGGTTTTCTTGTATTGCTTATCCTGCCATTTCTCGTTACCCTGAAGGTAACACAACTTCCTGGCTGACCAAAAACCATGAGAtacgtaagaaataggagcaagaaatagtgggtggcacagtggcacagtggctagcactgctagcactgctgcctcacagcaccagagacctgggttcaactcccgccttgggctactgtcagtgtggagtttgcacattctccccgtgtctgcgtgggtttcctccggctgctccggtttcctctcacagtccaaaggtgtgcaggttaggtgaattggccacgctaaattgtccgtagtgttaggtgaaggggtaaatgtaggggaatgggtctgggtgggttgcttttcagagggttggtgtgggcttgttgagctgaagggcctgtttccacactgtaaataatctaatctaataaaccatTTGGCCCCCTGCTCCGTCAATCAA
This region includes:
- the LOC122539532 gene encoding LOW QUALITY PROTEIN: 40S ribosomal protein S23-like (The sequence of the model RefSeq protein was modified relative to this genomic sequence to represent the inferred CDS: substituted 3 bases at 3 genomic stop codons) — translated: MTYELYIETGSISQLDARKLCYLQGNEKWQDKQYKKTHLGTALIDNHSGVTSLAKDIALERDGVXGXAGXFCPHLSVRLIKYGKKIMTFFSNDGCLNFIEESDEVLLAGFDWKGHAVGNTPGVFVKVVEVDDVSPLALYKSRKERPRSSIFKHFNTDKNF